The sequence below is a genomic window from Streptomyces sp. NBC_00289.
CACCCCGACCTGGAAGAAGACCTTCGGCCATCACCCGCTCGTCGCGTTCGTCGACCACGGCCCAGCCGGATCCGGGGAACCGGTGGCCGCCCTGCTGCGGCCCGGCAACGCGGGCTCCAACACCGCCGCCGACCACATCGAAACCGCCCAACTCGCCCTGGCCCAACTGCCCAAACACCTGCGGCGGGGACGGCAGACACTGATCCGCACCGACTCCGCCGGCGGCACCCACACCTTCCTCGACTGGCTCTCCCGCCGGGGCCGGTGGCTGTCGTATTCCGTCGGAATGACCACCACCGACGCCATCCACCAGGCCGTACTGAAGATCCCGAAGAAGGCATGGACACCCGCCTACGACGCCGACGGCACCGAGCGGCCCGGCGCCTGGGTCGCCGAGATCACCGACATGCCCGACCTGAGTACCTGGCCCACGGGCATGCGGCTGATCGTCCGCAAAGAACGCCCGCACCCCGGCGCCCAGTTGCGCTTCACCGACCTCGACGGCAACCGGCTCACCTGCTTCGCGACCAACACGAAAGGCGGCCAGCTCGCCGACCTCGAACTGCGTCACCGCAGACGGGCACGCTGCGAGGACCGCATCCGAGGCGCCCGTGCCACCGGCCTGCGCAATCTGCCCCTGCACGACACGGCCCAGAACCAGATCTGGCTGGAGATCGTCTCCCTCGCGCTCGACCTCCTCGCCTGGATGCCGATGCTCGCGCTGACCGGCGAGGCCCGCCGCTGGGAACCCAAGAAGCTCCGGCTGCGGCTGTTCTCCGCCGCCGCTCAGCTCGTGAACACCGGCCGTCGCCGCTGGCTCCGCCTGCCCGCCCGATGGCCCTGGACCGCTGTCATCAGCCACGCGATCGTCAGGCTCCACGCCCTGCCGAACCCCGGTTGACCAGCCACATCGCCCGTCCCGACAAACCCGCACCACCACACCGGTGAAGTGGAACCCGGCGCCCATCCGACGCGAGAGCCGGGCCCTCGGCCTGCCCCAGCCCCGAAAAGACCCCACCACACAAACGCAGAGTCCCCGTCAACAAACCGACAAGGACTCATGAACGATCGAGGCTAGGTACCCAGTTGTTCGGCTGAGATACTGACGAAAAGGGCACTGGCTCTGGCAGCTATCTGATTATTCTGCGATGTCAGTGTAACCGTTCCGGTGCACTGCATCTTACGACCAGCCGTCTTTATGCAGTGAGCCGCAATTTTGATGCGGCTGCCGATTGGTATCGGTGCCAGAAAGTCCGTTTCTAGCCGCACAGTGACTGCAAATATATTCATCAGCTTAATTGCCCCCGCGAAGACTTCATCAAAGAGGCAGGCCAGCAACCCGCCATGAATAAACCCCGGAGGACCTTGATGATCAACTGTCACCAGAAACGTTGCGTGCGCCTGCTCTGGGCTGTCGCGGACAACGTTGAGGCCAAGGCCTGTTCCATGAGATGGCCCGCACCCGAAACACAAGGAGTGGTGAACCGCAGATTCAAAATCTTGACACATTTAGATAAATAAGCCGTTCGTATTTATTCGTGAAACTTTCCCTCATTAGTGCATCCCAACGCAAGGCGGTATGCGAGAGCAATAACTGCTTAGCCTCAATACCAGTGACTTAGTGACCTAGCTTCGTCGGGCTTTGGCTGACGGGTTGATCGGGGCGGTGCGCCAGTGCGGGGCGATGGTCATGGCGTCTGCTGGGTCCCGGGTGGGCTGAGGCCAGGTGTAGTGCTCGTCGCGTTTGACGCCGAAGTTGGACATCTTGCGTTTGACCACGCGCGGGTTGGAGCGTCTGCGGCGGGTGGGTAACAGGCGCGCGGTGATCTCGCGGAGTCCGTCGGTGAGGGCGGCGGTCAGACGGTCAGGGGGAAAAGGCCGCCTGCGCGGTGACCTGGCGTCGTGCGAGGCGGATGCTCCGGGTGAAGGAGAGCCTGTCGGGGTCGAGGCCGGCCTGCTCGGCGGCGTCGTGCATCAGGGTGCGGATGGCGTGGTGGACCAGCAGGTGTGCCCAGACCTCCTGCTCGACGCCTTCGGGTGAGCGGGAGCGCAGGACCTGGGCAGGTCCGCGTTGATGGGTCTTCAGCTCGTCCAGCGTGTTCTCGAACTCCCACCGCTGGTGGTAGAGGGCGGCCAGCTCGGTGGCCGGGGCGGCATCGGGATCGAGGACCGTGGTGATCAGCCGGTAAGGGGCGTCCTGCCCGGGATCGTCCAGGGTGTACTCGATCACCCGCACCATTTCCGGGTCGGCACGCTTGCGGTGGTCTCTGGCCGCGACGATCTCTGACAAGTACGAGCCGTCGGGCAGCTCTTCGCGGACCGGCAGCACCTGGTGGGAACGGATGCGCCACAGCAGGTCCGCACCGCCGGCCGAGGCCGCCCGCCACAGCTCCAGGCCGGTGAAGCCGCGGTCGGCCAGCAGCAGATCGTCCTCGCCCAGGTGACCGAACAGCTCGCGGGCCAGCACGAGTTCGGACGTGGTGCATGGGCCGAGAGCCGCCGTGGTGATGGCATGGGTGCCGCACTCGGCCAGCGCGACCACCCGCACCTGCGGATACGCACACCGCTGGGTGCGGTGGGTCTTCGGGCGCCCGAAGTGCGCCACGTTCTCCTGGCTGTCCGGAACGTCGAAGACTGTGCCGTCGATGGCCATCAGCCGCCACCGGCCGTAGAAGGCACCCGGTGTCGATTCCGTGGCCAACGGCCGGGCCACCGAGGCGAACAGGGCCTTCAGCGGTTCTGGACCGAGTTTCGCGCGCGCTCTCGAGATCGCCCCCGTGGTCGGTACCTGCCACGACCCCGACCAGCGCTTCGCCCAGGTCAGCCCATGCGTCAGCAGCCGAGCGACCTCTTCGTAGCCCTGGCCGGAGAACAAGCACATCGCCAGCACGAAGTAGACCACCACGCGCGGCGGCAGCGGCCGGTTACGCTGCCCGGACCTCCCGCACTGGGCCACCACCCGATCCACCAGCTCCGGCTGTCGGCGTACACCTGAACGTGCCCACCCGCGTACGGATGAATGCGGCCAGTTCCTGAGGCGGTGAGGATCGTTGGTCGGCACTCTGCTGCGTAGTCGATGTGCTGCGGCAGGGGGTGGTTGGCGGTGGTCTTGGATCCACGTCGCTGGTCGGAACTACGGCGGTTTCGGGGGTTGTTGGAGTCCGGGGCGATGAGCCTGTCGGAGATCGCCCGGGAGACGGGGCTGGACCGCAAGACGGTCCGCAAGTACCTCGCGGGTCCGGCGACGCCGCCGCGTCGCTCGGCCAGTGGCCAGTTGGTGCCCAGGAAGATCGACGAGTTCGCGCCGCTGGTCGATGCCATGCTGCGGGCCGAGATCCTGATGAAGGCGTCGGTGATCCACGAGCGACTGGCCGCGGAGTACGGGTTCGCCGGCAACTATCAGCGCGTCAAGCTCTAGCCTCGGCATTTCGGTTGGGGCGATGAGGCGTTGCTGAGGGGCGGCTGTCGGGTGACGGACGCGATTTCGGTGCTCGGGCATGGCGGAATCCCGGCGCGGTGGTCGGGTTCTCCAGGGGCCTTCGGGTCGTGGGCCGGCGGGGTGGTTGCCAGTCAGCCGGCTGGACGGGGCAGTGCGGCGAGGCGGTGGAAAGCCGCGACCAGTTCGTTTCTCCATGGCCAGGTCGCCGATATCCGCAAGCGCAGGCGTCGGCCGCCGCGGGTGAGGCGGGCAGCGACGTGCAGCAGCCGGTAGCGGAGCTTCTTCGGCTCGGCGGTGGCCAGTTCCCCGTCCAGCAGCAGGACGCGCGTCCAGGCGAGCAGGTCGATCGCCGCGAGGCTGAGTTCGAGCCAAACGGCGTTGACACCGAAGCCGCGGGAGGGGAAGCGGCCGAAGCCGGTGGTCTTGCCGCACCGGATGTGGTCCTCGACCGTGGCATGCCCGCGGTGACGGACCTCGAGACCATGTCCTGTCCGGGCGGGCGTTCTCCTCGCTCGAGGAGATGGACGCCGCGTTTTCCGCCTGGGTGCCGAGGCGACGGGACCAGATCCACAAGACGCATCGGGAAGTCATCGGGATCCGGGCCGCCCGCGACCACGCGGCCCTCAAACCGCTCCCGCCCACTCCTTACCTGGTGGCCGAGCGTCATCTGCGGCCGGTCGGCAAGGACTGCCTGGTTGCCTTCGGCGGCAACCTCTACTCAGTGCCCGCACGCAAGGTCCGCCCCCGCCAGCTCGTCGAGATCCGGGCGACGAAGTCCCAGGTCATGCTGCACTCGACCGTCCCCGATGCCAGCGGCGAGACCTTGCTGTCCACCCATCCGCGGGCGGTCGGCCGTGGCGTCCGCGTCGTCGAGGAGACGCACTGGGACGGCCTGCCCACTGGCAAGGGGCGTCGCACCACGACCGGTGAGGTGACACCATCACCGCGTCGCGAACCACCTGCTGGCGGTCAAGTCGGCCCGCTGCAGGCCCTGTTGGACCGGGCCGCAGCCACCCGTGTCGAGGTCGGACGGCGGCCGCTGTCGGTCTACGACGAACTGACCGGCACCCGCCCTTCACCACCAACTCCCCGACGAAGGAGTCCTCTTGAGCGAGCTGACCGGCAACCGCATCCGCACCACGGCCGGCAAGCTCGGCCTGCCCCACCTGGCGGAGACCATCAACGAGTACACCCGCCGAGCCGACGAGGCGAAGATGGGCTACCTCGACTTCCTCGACCTGGTCCTTTCCGAAGAGCTCGCCGTCCGCGACGACCGCCGCTTCCGCCAGGGCCTGCGACTGTCCAAGCTGCCACACCACAAGACGCTGGACGAATACGACTTCTCGTTCCAGCCCGAGCTCGACCCACGCAAGGTCAAAGACCTCGCCAGCCTCTCCTTCGTCGACGGCAAGGCGAACGCCGCCCTGCTCGGGCCGCCCGGGGTCGGAAAGACACATATCGCCGTCGCCCTCGCTGTCGCGGCCTGCCGGGCCGGCTACTCGATCTACTTCACCAGCCTCGACGACATGGTGCGCAACCTGAAGGCCGCCGAGTCGGCCGGACGGCTGGTCAACAAACTCGGCACCTATCTGCGGCCGAGCGTTCTCGTGGTCGACGAGGTGGGCTATCAGCCCCTCGAACGCGCCGAGGCGAACCTGGTCTTCCAGGTGATCTCCAAGCGTTACGAGAAGGGCTCGATCATCCTGACCTCGAACAAGACCTTCAGCGAATGGGGCCAGGTCTTCGGCGACGAGGTCTTGGCCACCGCCATCCTCGACCGCCTCCTGCACCACTGCGAAGTGATCGCGATCAACGGTCCAAGCTACCGGCTCAAGAACCGACTCCAGGCCATCGAGCGAGAGACCGAAGTGGCCTGACAGCTGGGGACGTTCGCCCGTACACGGCTGGGGAGAAAAGTCCGTACGCCGACACCGGCGGGAACGACCGCGTCAACAGCCCGACCGCGATGCGATCCGACAACCGCTCGTCCGTCTCCGGATTCACCTGACCCGGCCGTGGCATCCCGGCACCTCCCCGCCACGCACCCTACCAGCCACCACCCTAAGTCACTGGTATTGAGGCTAAGGGCGGTCTTGCGGACCGTTTCGACGAGCAGGACCGCCCTGCCTGGGAGACGACCTGGCGGCCGTCGTCCTGGACACGGACGCGGAAGTAGGACCCGATAGAGTGCTTCACCTGGGAAGTGCCTCCGGCGGCGGCAGGAACAAGGACCTCAACAATCCCCATTCTTGCTGGTCAGGGGCACTTTCTGTTTACCTGACCGCCTGCCGACTACCGATCGGGTGACAGACAAGGGCTCGTAACGGACAAGGCTCCCGGACAGTTGAGCGAGAGATCTCACGTCTCAACTCATTTGTCAGGGAGCCTTGTTGGTTACCTATCCTGCCGCACTCGACCTTCCGCATGCCCTCGTGGAGTGGGTCACGATGCTGATCATCACCCGCGAGGGTGACCGCCGGCGCAAACTGCCGGCCTCTCAGCGGGCCCTCATCACGCTCGTGTACCCACGCAAGCACGACACCCTCGCCCAGATCGCCGCCGGCTTCCGGATCAGCGAGAGCACCGCCCACGCACATGTACACAGCGTGATCACCCACCTGGCCGCCCGCGCACCCTCTCTCACTCACGCGCTGCGGCAAGCCCGCCCTGAGTACATCCTCGTCGACGGCACGCTCGCCGAATGCGACCGCGTGGGCAACAGCCAGGACGACTATTCAGGCAAGCACGGCAAGCACGGCGTGAACATCCAGACGGTCACCGGCCCGGCCGGTGAGCTCGTCTGGTACTCGCCGGCCCTGCCCGGACGGACCGCGGACATCACCGCCGCCCGCACCCACAACATCGCCCCATCTGTGAGCGACTGAAGATCCCCGCCCTCGCGGACAAGGCGTACCAGGGTGCCGGCGGAACGTTCGCCACACCCGTCAAAAGACACCGAAACCGTGAGCTCACCGTCAAAGAGAAGGCCGTCAACCGGGCACACGCCCGACTCCGCTCGCCCGTCGAACGGGCCTTCGCACGACTCAAAGCCTGGCGGATCTTCCGCAAAGCCCGCGTCAGTCCCAACACACTCACGTCAATCGCCAAGGCCGTCCTCACCCTGGAAAAGCAACGCTGAAGAAGCTCACTGGTCAGCACCTTGTCGGGGTGAGTGAGGCCTGGATCCACCCGCACGATAGTCAGTCTGTGGACGGCGAAATGAGAAGAGGTGCCCGCTGACTTGGGGTGATGGGAGTTCCTACGCCCTCGTCAGTCCCACGAAGCGAGTCCAGTCACCAAACCTCGTGCGTGAGCCCTCACTGATAAGCGTCCTCGCTGCAAGATCTGCCGTGGCGAAGGCACG
It includes:
- a CDS encoding IS1380 family transposase — its product is MKKSSGSYPRVRVEGGGRGVVSQAGAVLLVETARKCGLDGAIAAALAPWRKPRAVHDPGKILLDVALAVALGGNCLADVGMLRAEPAVFGPVASDPTVSRLVDALAASGPKALAAIRGARSEVRTRVWELAGTSSPAADGQVIVDIDGVLVLAHSEKQDATPTWKKTFGHHPLVAFVDHGPAGSGEPVAALLRPGNAGSNTAADHIETAQLALAQLPKHLRRGRQTLIRTDSAGGTHTFLDWLSRRGRWLSYSVGMTTTDAIHQAVLKIPKKAWTPAYDADGTERPGAWVAEITDMPDLSTWPTGMRLIVRKERPHPGAQLRFTDLDGNRLTCFATNTKGGQLADLELRHRRRARCEDRIRGARATGLRNLPLHDTAQNQIWLEIVSLALDLLAWMPMLALTGEARRWEPKKLRLRLFSAAAQLVNTGRRRWLRLPARWPWTAVISHAIVRLHALPNPG
- the istB gene encoding IS21-like element helper ATPase IstB — its product is MSELTGNRIRTTAGKLGLPHLAETINEYTRRADEAKMGYLDFLDLVLSEELAVRDDRRFRQGLRLSKLPHHKTLDEYDFSFQPELDPRKVKDLASLSFVDGKANAALLGPPGVGKTHIAVALAVAACRAGYSIYFTSLDDMVRNLKAAESAGRLVNKLGTYLRPSVLVVDEVGYQPLERAEANLVFQVISKRYEKGSIILTSNKTFSEWGQVFGDEVLATAILDRLLHHCEVIAINGPSYRLKNRLQAIERETEVA
- a CDS encoding PaaI family thioesterase, whose protein sequence is MCQDFESAVHHSLCFGCGPSHGTGLGLNVVRDSPEQAHATFLVTVDHQGPPGFIHGGLLACLFDEVFAGAIKLMNIFAVTVRLETDFLAPIPIGSRIKIAAHCIKTAGRKMQCTGTVTLTSQNNQIAARASALFVSISAEQLGT
- a CDS encoding IS4 family transposase yields the protein MDRVVAQCGRSGQRNRPLPPRVVVYFVLAMCLFSGQGYEEVARLLTHGLTWAKRWSGSWQVPTTGAISRARAKLGPEPLKALFASVARPLATESTPGAFYGRWRLMAIDGTVFDVPDSQENVAHFGRPKTHRTQRCAYPQVRVVALAECGTHAITTAALGPCTTSELVLARELFGHLGEDDLLLADRGFTGLELWRAASAGGADLLWRIRSHQVLPVREELPDGSYLSEIVAARDHRKRADPEMVRVIEYTLDDPGQDAPYRLITTVLDPDAAPATELAALYHQRWEFENTLDELKTHQRGPAQVLRSRSPEGVEQEVWAHLLVHHAIRTLMHDAAEQAGLDPDRLSFTRSIRLARRQVTAQAAFSP